The proteins below are encoded in one region of Oncorhynchus clarkii lewisi isolate Uvic-CL-2024 chromosome 33, UVic_Ocla_1.0, whole genome shotgun sequence:
- the LOC139392588 gene encoding thymidine phosphorylase-like — MAHHEQSTATFPEHIRKKRNGEQLSAGEIRDFVQGVKDKTIQESQIGAMLMAIWLQGMVAEETLALTKEMMMSGEVMSWPAEWEGLMVDKHSTGGVGDKISLVLAPALAACGCKVPMISGRGLAHTGGTLDKLESIPGFNVYQSVQQLHRILEEVGCCIVGQTDNLVPADKVMYALRDVTSTVDSLPLITGSIISKKGAESLSALVLDVKFGNAALYKDLDSAKSLAQSMVTVGNSLGIRTGAVLSRMNCPIGRCVGNTLEVMESLECLKGRGPDDILELVTSLGGLLLWMIGRAGSLDEGKKVISTTLQNGAALEKFQNMMIGQGVANQIAASLCSTNADYYSILRRAHYQTELETQGHGTVLDIDGMVIAQVLHRLGAGRSKAGDPVNHSVGAELLVSLGQKVEKGQPWLRVHYETPALSAEQRLSLQGALTLGSVDQLHTQPLVAEIILP, encoded by the exons ATGGCGCACCACGAGCAGAGTACAGCTACTTTCCCCGAACACATCCGCAAGAAACGGAACGGTGAACAGCTGAGCGCTGGGGAGATCCGAGACTTCGTACAGGGTGTCAAGGACAAGACCATCCAAGAGAGCCAgattg gagcCATGCTGATGGCAATCTGGCTGCAGGGAATGGTAGCAGAGGAGACTCTCGCACTGACGAAGGAGATGATGATGTCAGGGGAAGTGATGTCATGGCCGGCAGAGTGGGAGGGGCTAATGGTGGATAAACACTCGACAGGTGGAGTGGGGGACAAGATCAGCCTGGTGCTGGCTCCTGCTCTGGCTGCCTGCGGCTGCAAG GTACCCATGATAAGTGGCAGAGGTCTGGCACACACAGGCGGCACGCTCGACAAACTGGAGTCCATCCCTGGCTTTAACGTCTATCAGTCAGTACAAcag CTGCATCGAATCCTGGAGGAGGTTGGCTGTTGCATTGTAGGACAGACAGATAACCTGGTGCCTGCTGACAAGGTCATGTACGCTCTGAGAGACGTTACGTCTACAGTCGACAGCCTCCCACTCATCACAG gcTCTATCATCTCTAAGAAGGGTGCTGAGTCTCTGAGTGCCTTGGTTCTGGATGTGAAGTTTGGGAATGCAGCTCTCTACAAAGACCTGGACAGTGCCAAGTCACTGGCCCAGTCCATG GTGACAGTTGGGAACAGTTTGGGGATCCGTACGGGGGCGGTGCTTAGTCGGATGAACTGTCCTATTGGTCGCTGTGTGGGGAACACTCTGGAAGTGATGGAGTCCCTGGAGTGTCTAAAGGGGAGGGGCCCAGACGACATACTGGAGCTGGTCACAAGTCTGG gtgggctGCTGTTGTGGATGATTGGCCGTGCAGGGAGCCTGGATGAGGGTAAAAAGGTGATCTCTACAACCCTGCAGAATGGTGCAGCCCTGGAAAAGTTCCAGAACATGATGATTGGTCAGGGAGTAGCCAATCAGATCGCTGCATCACTCTGTTCAACCAACGCAGACTACTACAGCATCCTGAGACGGGCACACtaccagacagaactggagaCACAGGGCCACg GGACAGTGCTGGACATAGACGGCATGGTCATTGCTCAGGTGCTGCACAGGTTGGGGGCGGGACGTTCGAAGGCCGGAGACCCTGTCAATCACAGCGTGGGGGCGGAGCTTCTGGTGTCTTTGGGACAGAAGGTGGAGAAAG GGCAGCCATGGCTGCGTGTCCACTACGAGACTCCGGCGTTGAGTGCAGAGCAGAGACTCAGTCTACAAGGGGCGCTGACACTGGGGTCCGTCGACCAGCTACACACACAGCCACTAGTGGCAGAAATCATACTGCCATAG